The Antarcticibacterium sp. 1MA-6-2 genome has a window encoding:
- a CDS encoding mechanosensitive ion channel domain-containing protein, with product MYKYITDYRTEIGYTIAIILVITILQFILKKAAHRVGKRSEINITRTKLMFKYINILVSIIAFFLFSFAWGMDLRDLSLIFSSTFAVIGVALFAIWSILSNITSGIIMFFSFPYRIGDKIKIHDKDMPIEAVIEDIRAFHLHLRDDHGELTTYPNNLILQKAVTLIKKDYYLDEGKDSL from the coding sequence ATGTACAAATATATTACCGACTACAGGACCGAAATCGGTTATACCATCGCTATTATATTAGTAATAACAATCCTGCAGTTTATATTAAAAAAAGCTGCTCACCGGGTTGGAAAAAGATCTGAAATAAATATTACCCGAACCAAGCTGATGTTTAAATATATCAATATCCTGGTTTCCATTATTGCTTTTTTTCTCTTCTCTTTTGCCTGGGGAATGGATCTTAGAGATCTCTCTCTTATCTTCTCTTCAACATTTGCCGTGATAGGTGTTGCATTATTTGCAATTTGGTCGATCCTAAGTAATATTACTTCGGGTATAATCATGTTCTTTTCCTTTCCCTATAGAATTGGTGATAAAATAAAGATCCATGACAAGGACATGCCAATTGAAGCTGTAATAGAAGATATTCGGGCTTTTCACTTACACCTTAGGGATGACCATGGAGAGCTTACCACCTACCCTAACAATCTTATCTTACAAAAGGCGGTGACTCTTATTAAGAAGGATTACTATCTGGATGAAGGAAAAGACAGCCTTTAA
- a CDS encoding septum formation inhibitor Maf: MLSCSKNSGGGEELPQRELSEEFKEYWFTGKAEISSYELEQSRYGETRKGNAVLIFVTEDFLKDEQVKANEKTTNTIEVLKLNSTKNFITGIYPYSIMQSSFYPLEGKSHALKVAASIQEWCGQVYMQLNNRGKYEIVSHSYFAGETDEDLSLHKVHLENEIWNQLRIDPDLLPTGEIIIIPSFEYIRLAHIEIKPHPATAEFYQDGKLSVYRITYPELKRSLKIYFKPTFPYTIEKWTEITNHDGNEYYTTANKLSTIKMDYWTKNSNKDLPLRDTLNLN; this comes from the coding sequence TTGCTTAGCTGTTCAAAAAATTCTGGTGGTGGAGAAGAGCTTCCGCAGAGAGAACTTTCCGAAGAATTTAAAGAATACTGGTTTACGGGTAAAGCTGAAATTTCCTCGTATGAACTGGAGCAATCCCGCTATGGAGAAACCAGAAAAGGAAATGCAGTACTCATTTTTGTTACCGAGGATTTTTTAAAAGATGAGCAGGTAAAGGCAAATGAGAAAACTACAAATACAATTGAAGTTCTAAAATTAAATTCCACTAAAAATTTTATAACCGGAATTTATCCTTATTCAATCATGCAGAGCAGCTTTTATCCTCTTGAAGGCAAATCCCATGCTCTCAAAGTTGCGGCTTCTATTCAGGAATGGTGTGGCCAGGTATATATGCAGTTGAATAACAGGGGAAAATATGAAATAGTTTCTCATTCCTATTTCGCCGGGGAAACAGATGAGGACCTTTCTCTTCACAAGGTGCACCTGGAAAATGAAATTTGGAATCAATTGCGCATAGATCCTGATCTTTTACCTACAGGGGAGATAATTATAATACCTTCTTTTGAATACATAAGATTGGCACATATAGAAATAAAACCACATCCTGCAACCGCAGAATTTTATCAGGATGGGAAACTTTCAGTTTACAGGATTACTTATCCTGAACTTAAACGTAGTTTGAAGATATACTTTAAGCCTACCTTTCCTTATACGATTGAGAAGTGGACAGAAATAACTAACCACGATGGAAATGAATATTATACAACAGCCAATAAACTGTCAACTATAAAAATGGATTACTGGACTAAAAATTCTAATAAAGATTTACCTTTGCGGGACACCCTGAATTTAAATTAA
- a CDS encoding Maf-like protein: MLKEILKNHHLILASGSPRRHQFLKDLDIPFIVDHKSIKEEYPDTLRGSEITDYLSELKAEVFLKALKDHEILITSDTIVWHEGKALGKPETSSEAFKMIESMSGKTHEVITSVTFTTNKSQKTLNDTTRVTFKDLTKDEISYYIEHYHPLDKAGAYGIQEWIGLIGITRVEGSYFNVVGLPTHLVYKALVEIASR; this comes from the coding sequence ATGCTAAAAGAAATCCTTAAAAACCATCACCTTATTCTCGCTTCGGGATCTCCAAGGCGGCACCAGTTTCTTAAAGACCTGGATATTCCATTTATTGTAGACCATAAATCTATAAAGGAAGAGTATCCGGATACCCTTCGTGGCAGTGAGATTACAGATTATTTGTCTGAATTAAAAGCAGAAGTTTTTCTGAAAGCCTTAAAGGACCACGAGATTCTTATTACCAGTGATACCATTGTATGGCACGAAGGAAAAGCTTTGGGAAAACCTGAAACTTCTTCTGAAGCATTTAAAATGATCGAATCAATGTCTGGGAAAACACACGAGGTAATTACCTCTGTTACTTTTACCACAAATAAGAGTCAAAAAACTCTTAACGATACTACAAGGGTTACGTTTAAGGATTTGACTAAAGATGAAATTAGTTATTATATAGAACATTATCACCCTCTGGATAAAGCCGGGGCTTATGGAATTCAGGAATGGATAGGGCTCATTGGGATTACCCGGGTGGAAGGAAGCTATTTTAATGTAGTTGGTTTGCCTACACACCTTGTCTACAAAGCATTAGTGGAAATAGCATCCCGTTGA
- a CDS encoding UbiA family prenyltransferase, with product MIRYQNLILIIATQVLIKYALFETFGIEITLSDFGFFLLCFSTVNIAAAGNIINDIFDVETDRINKPHKGVIPHHISEKTAYNLYIALTITGVGIGFYLSNIIGRPGFSAIFIIISALLYLYATYIKQILVLGNLVVSSLVAFVIIIMGLFDLLLSHNSSKSTHPIHNFLDTSGLCFFCVSN from the coding sequence CCTGATTCTTATAATAGCTACTCAGGTTTTAATTAAATATGCTCTTTTCGAAACCTTCGGAATTGAAATAACTCTTAGTGATTTCGGATTTTTTCTATTATGTTTTTCAACTGTAAATATTGCCGCTGCAGGAAATATTATCAACGACATATTCGATGTAGAGACAGATAGGATCAATAAGCCCCACAAAGGTGTCATCCCGCACCATATTTCAGAAAAAACTGCCTACAATCTCTATATTGCTTTAACAATAACCGGGGTGGGAATTGGATTTTATCTTTCAAACATCATTGGCAGGCCGGGCTTTTCTGCTATTTTTATTATTATTTCAGCTCTGCTCTACCTTTACGCTACTTACATAAAGCAAATTCTCGTATTAGGAAATCTGGTGGTTAGCAGCCTCGTGGCCTTCGTTATTATCATTATGGGGTTATTTGATCTCCTACTTAGCCATAACTCCTCAAAATCAACACACCCAATCCATAATTTTCTCGATACTTCTGGACTATGCTTTTTTTGCGTTTCTAATTAA